The Microbacterium schleiferi genome contains the following window.
CAAGGAAACCCGGGAGCCGGGTGTGCCCGGGATAACGGGGACCACGCCAGCGATCACCAGGTCTGCCGTGAGCGAGGGCGAGGAGGCATCCAGCGCCACAGTGTCGCCTTCCCGGAGCCCGAGGTCGTCGGCGACGTCTTGCGACACGAGAGCGGGAATCCGACCTGGATCGGACCGTCGACTGAGGAGTTCGGACCACGCGTCGGGCTCGACGACACCGGGGATCTCTGTCATCACCGCAGGCATGTTCTGCGACTCCAGCGCCAGGATCGGAACACGGTCACGGTCCGAACGCGTGGAGGGCATGCTGGCGACCAGTTGGCGGGCTTCCATCGCCGCGCCGGCGTGAGCCGCGGCAACAAGGGCGGAGGGCGGGACATCGGCGGGGATGGTCACGACGCGAAGGTCCGCGCCGACCCGCAACGACTCCGGACCCTCTCCCAGACCGTCAGCACTCGAGGTGTACGAGGCTGCCACGACACTCATTCCCACGGCAATGGCGACAGCGATCATCGAGGCTGCGGAGGGCCCGGGCCGGCGGGAGAGCCGCCGCAATGCCGTCACGACCACAAGGCCCCGGGCCCGGGCAGCGGAACGGCTCAGCGCCCGAAGCGCGGCAAGAGCGAGGACTGTCGATGCTGCGGCGACCGTCAGCAGGAGCAGCGCAGGGGCGAGGAACGAGATCGGATCAAGACCGAACGTCAGAAGTCGCCACGTTGCCACGCCCGTGATGACGGCACCGACAATGATCGCGGCCACGGAGACCGCCATGACCCTGGTCGACGCACCCTCGCGCGCGGCGAGCACACCGGCGGCGCCCGAGGTGACGACGACAATCACCGCAACACCCGCGGCCGCCACGGTCATCGGCGGAGCCGCCGCCATCAGCGTCCCCAGGGACGCGGCGACCCCGGCTGCGCCGGCAAGGCCAGCCACTGTCGCGATGAGGGCGGTCTCGATCACCGCCATCGTCACCAGCCGGCGCGGCGCCATGCCACGAGCCAGAAGCAGCCTCGTCTCGCCGGTGCGGGACCGCGTCACCTCGGCTGCCGAGACCACCGCGGCCACCGCGACAGCAAGCGCGAGCAACCCGACCGCGACGGCGGCAATCCCGGCTGACCCGTCGCTGGCCAGCCCGTCAGCTGCCGAACGTGCGGCCCGAGCGGCATCCACCGTGGTCGCCGCAGTGACCAGACCGCCTGATACCGCGGCGAAGACCGCCATCGCGACAAGCGGCGCGCGCGCCGCCGAGGCCCGGCGCAGGGCGAAACGGATGCCTCCGCTCACGTGCACCTGCTCCGCATTCTGGCACTCTAGCCGAGCACGCGCGGGGCATAGGTCTGGCCTGGCAGCGCGATGTCAGTCACCCGTCAGCGCACGGTTCGCGACCCGAAATGTCGCGGAATTGCGCACCCCCACGACCCCGAGTCGATCGCCGTGACCTCCGTTTCGCTGGCCGAGGACGAGCTAGAGATGTCGCTGACGGCACCGGCTTCGGCATCCGGCGCGCGTGGTCATGCCGGACCCGTGAACGGCTGTGTCGACTGAACCGTCAGCTTCCCGTCAGGTTCGGTGAGCTCGGGCGGTCAGGTCGACCAGATCGACTGGTGGCTATCGCATCCGCTCGCCCGGAAGGCCCCCATGTCACTCGCCCTTCACCGGCTCGGCCACCTGGTCGCTCGCCATCGCCTGCTCGTCATCATCGGCTGGCTGGTCGTCATTCTCGCTCTGCTCGGGGCCAGCCGCGTCGCCGGAACCGCCTACGCCGACAACTTCTCCGTTCCCGGCACCGAGTCTCAGGTTGGGCAGACCGTCCTGGAGGAACGCTTCGGCTCGACTGCAGCGGGCGCGAGCGCGCAGCTGCTCTTCCGGACGGACTCCGGGTCCATCGAGGATGCCGGAGCCACGGCGGTCATCGAAGACACCCTGGCCGAGATCGAGGCGATCCCCGGCGTGGCAAACGTCAGCAGCATGGACCGCCTGCAGATCGACGAGAACGGCGATGCGGCGCTGGCCAGCGTGCAGTTCGAGGACGAGAAACCCAGCGACGAAGCGCTGGATGCCGTGTATGAGACAGCCATTGTCGACGAAGCCGGCGTGACCTCGACCATCGGAGGATCGGCCTACGGCGAAGGTAACCCGAGATGGCGCACCTGTCCGAGGTCATCGGCATCGCGGTCGCGCTTCTGGTTCTGTTCGTGACGTTCGGATCGTTCCTGGCTGCCGGGATGCCGATCCTCGCCGCCATCGCAGGGGTGGGGGCGACGATCAGCGTCCTGGGCCTGGCGTCCCACGTCGCTGACATATCGACGGCGACCCCGTCCTTTTCGACGATGCTGGGTCTTGCCGTCGCGATCGACTACTCCCTGTTCATCCTGTCGCGACATCGGCAGGAACTGGCAGCCGGCCTGGAGCCGCGCGAGGCGATGTCCCGCGCGCTGGGAACGGCGGGCGGCGCCGTCGTGTTCGCAGGGCTGACGGTGATCATCTCGCTCCTCGGGCTCTCGGTGGTCGGAATTCCCGTTCTCACCGTCATGGCCTTCGGCGGGTCGCTCGCGGTGACCACAGCTGTGCTCGTCGCCCTGACGCTGCTGCCGGCAATCGCCTTGCTCGCCGGCACGCGACTGACACCCCGCCCTCGCCGTGCTCGGCGACGTGCCGCGTCCCCGGCGCCCGACAGCCGAAACTCCCTCTCGAGCCGGTGGTTGCGGCTGGTCACACGTGTGCCCGCGTTGACGGTCGTGATCGTGGTTCTCGGTGTCGGCGCGCTCGCGATCCCCGCCGCCCAGATGACGCTCGCCCTGCCGGATGCCAGCACCAAGCCGGTCGGCACCAACAGCCGTGACCACTTCGATGCTGTTGCTGAAACGTTCGGCCCCGGCTGGAACGCCCCGCTGCTGGTGACCGTCGACATCCTGGAGTCCGCCAATCCCGTCGAGACGATGGACGACCTGTCAGCAGCGGTCGCGGAGATCCCGGGTGTTGCGGCGGTACCGCTCGCATCGCCCAACGAGGGAGCCGACACGGGCCTGCTGCGCGTCATTCCCGAGGGAGGGCAGAACGATCCGGCTACGACGGAGCTCGTCCATGAGTTGCGCGAGCGCGCTCCCGACCTGGAGGAGCAGTACGGGGTCAGCGACATCCGGGTGACCGGAACCACGGCCATCAACATCGACACCTCGGAGCGCCTGGCAGCCGCCCTGCTGCCGTTCGCCCTCACCGTCGCGGGGCTGTCGATCGTGCTGCTGATGATCGTCTTCCGCTCGATCTGGGTGCCGATCAAGGCCACGGCCGGCTTCCTCCTGTCGGTCGGAGCCGCGTTCGGAGCAATCGTGGCGGTCTTCCAGTGGGGGTGGTTTCCCGCCGTGCTCGGCGATGCCCTCCCGGGGCCGTTGGTGAGCTTCCTGCCGATCCTGGTGATGGGCGTCTTGTTCGGCCTGGCGATGGACTACGAGATGTTCCTGGTGAGCCGGATGCGGGAGGACTTCAGCCAGGGCCATGATGCCCGTGGCGCCGTCATGAGCGGGTTCCGGCACTCCGCCCCCGTGGTGACGGCGGCGGCGCTGATCATGATCGCGGTGTTCGTCGCGTTCATCCCCGCCGGCAGCGCGACGATCAAACCGATCGCCTTCGGCCTGGCCGTCGGTGTGTTCGTCGACGCGTTCCTCGTCCGGATGACGCTGGTGCCCGCCGTCATGACGTTGCTCGGCGACCGCGCCTGGTGGATCCCCGCCTGGCTGGAGCGGATACTGCCAGCCGTCGACATCGAGGGTGACGCTCTCGGACGTCAGGTTGCGCTAGACGAGAGCGGGCGCAGCACCCTTGCCATCAGCGCGCATGATCTCGTTGTCGAACCCGGAGCGGCTCCTCTCAGCCTCGCGATCGGCACCGCCGAGGTGGTGAGCGTCCCCGTTCCCGGCGGTATCGACGAGATGACGCTCGCGCATGTTCTCGCCGGCAGAACCCGTCCGGTCTCGGGAACACTCGCCGTGAACGGTCAGGTGCTGCCTGAGCGCGCCGAGGCCGTTCGTCGCGTGACGGCGATCGTCACGGCCGACGACGTGAGCCCCAGCGATGGGGCGGTAGCCGACTACCTCGCCGCGACGCTCGAGACGGTCGGAGGACGACGACAAGATCGCGCTGCGCGCCTGGCTCGCGCCGTGAGCCTTGCGCCCGCAGCCGACGCGCCGATCGCGCGCCTCGATCTGGCCGCTCGGCGACAGCTCGCGGCCGCCGTCGCCCTAGCCTGCGGCGCACAGATCGTCTTCCTTCCCGGGTGCGATGACCGAGGTCTCGCCGAGACCCTCCGCAGCGCGGGCGCCACGGTCGTCATGTTCACCGTCGCGCCCGCAGCCCTGACAGCATCCGCCCCCCTCGCCTCGATCGGAGCCCCCGCATGAGCGCGTCACGCCCCGCGCCCTCACCCTGTTTCTCATCGCCGCTCTGGTCATTCCGTTGGGAGCTGCCGCGCTCCTGAGCTGGAGTGTCACCGACCGCGCGGATCGCGTGGGAGAGGTTCCGGTGGCGATCGTCAACGACGACGAGATCGTCACCGGCGACACCCCTATGGCCGCGGGGCGGGCACTCTCGAGCGCACTCGTGCATCCGGAGGATGACACGTTCGGACTCGGCTGGACGCTCACGAGCGCCGAGGATGCCGCGGACGGCCTCGCCGCGGGCGAGTACTACGCGGTCCTGACCATCCCCGAGGACTTCTCGCAGTCCGTACTCTCGGTGGGCACCGACGCGCCGACCAGCGCCGAGGTCACCCTCGAGACCAACCCGGCGGCATCGGCGGTGGGGGCGCTGGCGGCAGAGGCTGTCACGCTGGCGGCGACCCAGACGCTGGGAGAACAGGTCACTGACGCCTTCGTCACCCAAACGATCGCGGGTATGAACAGCATTTCTCAGTCGCTGACCGACGCCGCCGACGGCGCCGAACAGCTCGCCTCCGGGGCGGGGCAGCTTGCCGACGGTACGGCAACGCTCGCCGACTCCAGCGCGCAACTGGCGAGCGGTCTGTCGCAGGCGGCCACCGGTACTCAGAGCCTTGCGACAGGAACACAACAGACGGCGTCGGCATCGTCGACTCTCGCATCCTCCGCAGGACAGCTAGCAGGCGGAGCCTCCCAGCTGGCCTCCGGCTCGAGCAGCGTCAGCGCGGCGGCATCGGGAGTGGCCGGGGGCAGTCAGCAGCTCTCGTCGAGTCTCGCCAGTCTTGCCGCGACCTGCCCAGCCGTGTCGAGTTCCCCCCAGTTCTGCGCCTCGCTGTCGGCGAGCGCGCAGGCAGCGGCGACCCTTGCGAGCTCTGCCACGCAGACCGCGGGCGGCGCCGCGACCGCCGCGAGCGCTGCTGCATCCCTCGCGTCGGGAGCCTCGCAGCTTGCCGCGGGGACGGCCCAGCTCGCCGGTGGCGCAGCCCAGGTCGCAGACGGGGCAGCGCAAGCCGCAGCTGGTGTCTCATCGGCAGCGTCCGGAGCCTCTCAGCTGGCCGGCGGGGCCGACACTCTCGCGGGGGCGGCGACAGAACTGGCCGGTGGAACCGAGAGCCTGGCCGACGGTCTCGCCGAGGGCGCAGCCCAGGTGCCGGTGACCTCCGACGAGGATGCCGAGACTCTGGCCTCGGTCGTGACCACCCCCGTCACTGTCGCCACAGACGCGACGAGTTCGGCAGACGGATGGCTCGCCGCGACCATCGCCGCGCTCGTCCTGTGGCTCGGGTCGCTTGCCACCCTCGTTGCCGGCCGACGCGTGTACTCGCGCGCATCCCTGGATTCCCCGGCCTCCACCGGCAGGCTGTCTTGGCTGCTCCTTCGTCCCCGGCTGGCGATCGCGGGCATCCAAGCTCTCGTAACAGTGGGCGTGATCGGGATGTTCGGGCTCCCGCTCACTGCCGCGGTCGGCTTCACGGGCGTGGCACTTCTGGCCGCCGGATGCTTCACCCTGCTGGCCTCCGCACTCGACGGAGCCTGGGGACGGTGGGGACTCGTCGGATTCGGCATCCTCACGGCCGCTCAAGCTGCCAGCTCCGCGGTGCTCCCGCTGCAGACCGCTCCGCCGGTCTTCGGGACACTGAACCAGCTGCTTCCCGGCACCGCGTTCACGTCGCTCGCGGCAAGCCTCGCTGGCGACCCCGACGGGTCTTCGGCACTCGGCGCCATCACGGTGCTGCTGGTGTGGAGCGTCCTGGGCGCCGTGGGCGTGAGGTGGGGCATCCGTCGCCGGCGTGCCCTCACCGGGAGCCGCCGGAGTGCCATCACGGTGGCCGGTGGGGCTGTTGCCGCGCAGCCCGTGGCAGGATGACGGCATGAGCGCCCGCATCCTCGTGGTCGATGACGACGACGAGATCCGTGCGATGTTGGACTCGACGCTGCGATTCAGCGGCTTCGAGGTCACCCAGGCCTCCACCGGGGCCGACGCGATCGCCGCCCTCGCCGCCGCGCCTCCCGACGTCGTGGTGCTCGATGTCATGATGCCGGGCGTCGACGGGTTCGAGGTCGTGCAGCTGATCCGCCGACGAGACGCGACCCTTCCCGTCCTGTTTCTCTCGGCCCGTGATGCTGTGGAAGACCGCGTGCGAGGGTTGCGGCTGGGTGGTGACGACTACGTCACCAAACCCTTCAGCGCCGTCGAGGTCGTGGCACGCATCGAGACGCTCCTACGCCGCGCTGCGCCGACCGAAGCACCGAGCGACGACGCCGCCATCCGGGTCGCCGATGTCGTGCTCGATGAACAGCGCCATCTGGTCGAGCGCGGTGGAACGCGCATCGACCTCTCGCCGACGGAATTCCGGTTGCTCCGGATGCTGATGGACAACGCCGACCACGTCCTGTCCAAGAGCCAGATCCTGCGGGAAGTGTGGCTCTACGACTTCGGCGGTGAAGCGAACGTCGTCGAGCGGTTCATCTCGAGCCTGCGGCGCAAGCTCGATGCCCACGGCGATCCGCTGATCGAGACGGTGCGCGGCTTCGGCTACGTCCTGCGCACGGATGCCGGTCGCTGACGTGCGATCACTCCAGGCGCGACTGACCCTCACTCTTGCCGCCGTCATGGTGGCTGTCGTGCTGGGCGGCGCGACAATTCTCTCGCTCGCGATCTTCCCGCTGCTGGGTCAGCAAGACCTCAGCCAACTGGAGAACACGGCGCAGCGGTTGACAGCCGGTCTGGACGCGACCGGCGGTGCCGTCACCTCCGACGAGAATATTCAGCGCATTGCGGCGGACGCGATCGGCGTCATCTTGAGCAACGACACCGGTATCCTCGCCGCTGCCGGCATCCCCGATGAGGACGTCGCCACGGTCCTCGCTCGCGCTGAGGACTCTCCGACCGACATCGACGGTCGATACCTCGCCGAGACGATCGACACGTCGGGGCTCTCGCTGACATTCAGCGCAGACGGGACCGAGGTTCCGGTGACCTCGGCAGTGCTCGTGGTGCGCACCGCCGATCGCGAGGCCAACGGCGTCCTGCTGATCACGGCGCTATCGGTGACCGCGGTTGCCACGACGATCATCCTCATCATCGCGGCGGCCCTTGTCGTGGGGCGCGGACTTCGCCCGCTCACGGCGATGGCCGAGCACGCCGAACGCATCGCCGAGGGCGACCGCACCCTGCGCCTTCCGGTTGAGAGCAGCGGGGATCCGGCGATCGCACGCATGGCGAGCACCGTGAACCTGGCCTTCGACGTGCAAGAGGACGCCGAAAACCGCATGCGCTCGTTCGTCGCCGATGCCTCGCACGAGCTGCGCACGCCGCTGACCACCGCGAGCGGCTGGGTCGAGCTGTACTTGCGAGGCGGTCTGACCGACCCCGAGGCGCTCGCGGAGGCGATGGCGCGCGTGGAACGACAGCTGGGGCGCATGAGACTCCTCACCGACGAACTGTCTCTGCTCGCGCGCACCGACGCAGGTCGGCCCCTCGAGAATGCGCCAGTCGATCTAGCGGCGGTCGCCGCCGAAGTCGTGTCCGATGCCCGCGTGCTGCATCCCGAGCGACGACTCACCGTCCAAACTGACGGTCCCGCGGTGGTGCTCGGCGACGAGCCACGCCTGACACAGGTCGCGCGCAACCTCGTCGGGAATGCGTTGCAGCACACACCTCCGGATGCCGACGTCACCGTCAGCATCCGATCGAGCGACGGTCGCGTCATCCTGCGCGTGCACGACACCGGCCCGGGTATTCCGTCCGAGCAGCTGCCGCGCGTGTTCGAACGTTTCTGGCGCGGCGACAGCTCCCGCCATTCCGCGGGCTCAGGCCTCGGGCTCGCGATCGCTCATGCCCTGGTGAGCGCGCACGGCGGCATCCTGCGGGTGACGAGCACGCCGGGTCAGGGCACGACGTTCGAAGCGAGTCTTCCCGCGCTGGACGTTCAGCCGGCCTGATCGGACTTGCGGGCGCCGGCCTCCAGCACATCCCCGGTCGGGAGCTCGTGGTGTCCACCGAACTGCAGGCGCATCGCCGACAGCAGCTGGTTGGCGTAGTGATCCTCGTCCCGGGACGCGAACCGCTCGAACAGTGCGGCGGCAAGCACGGGAGCCGGAACCCCCGTGTCGACAGCAGCCTTGACGGTCCAGCGACCTTCTCCCGAGTCGGAGACCCGACCGGCAAGCCCATCCAGCGTGGGGTTCTCTTCGAGGGCGGCAGCCGTCAGGTCGAGCAGCCACGACGAGATCACCGATCCACGGCGCCACAACTCCGCGACCTTGGGTGTGTCGATCGTGAACTGATAGAACTCCGGCTCTTCCAGCGGTGCGATCTCAGCGGAGTGCTCGGCTTCGCGCACGCCCGCGTCGGCGTTCTTGAGAATGTTCATGCCTTCCGCGAGCGCGGCCATGATTCCGTACTCAATGCCGTTGTGCACCATCTTGACGAAGTGGCCGGCACCCGACGGACCGCAGTGCAGGTATCCGAGCTCCTCGGGGGCGAAGTCGCCGGTGCGTCCCGGCGTGCGCTCGATGTCGCCCTTGCCCGGCGCGATGGTCTTGAGGATCGGCTCGATGCGGTCGAACGCCTCGTTCGGACCACCGACCATGAGGCAGTAGCCGCGCTCGAGACCGAAGACACCGCCGCTGGTCCCGGCATCCACGTAATGGATGCCCTTCGGCTTGAGCTTCGCCGCACGACGCACGTCGTCGCGGTAGTTGGAGTTGCCACCATCGATGATGATGTCGCCGGGCTCGAGCACCTCGGCGACCTGGTCGACGACCTGGCCGGTCAGACCTGCGGGGATCATGAGCCAGATCGCGCGCGGCGCCTCCAGCTTGCTGGCCATGTCGGCGAAAGACGAGGCGCCGGTGGCGCCTTCGCCGGCGAGGGCGGTGACGGCATCCGGGTTCACGTCGTAGACGACGCACTCATGTCCGTCATTCATCAGGCGGCGCACGATGTTCGCGCCCATTCGTCCAAGTCCGACCATTCCGAGCTGCATGTTCGATTCCTAACCTTGTCGGTGTCGAGCGGCGCTGGTATCAGCGAGAAGAGACTCACTCGCAGTCTAGAGAGCCATATGATGACCGCGTGA
Protein-coding sequences here:
- a CDS encoding sensor histidine kinase; its protein translation is MPVADVRSLQARLTLTLAAVMVAVVLGGATILSLAIFPLLGQQDLSQLENTAQRLTAGLDATGGAVTSDENIQRIAADAIGVILSNDTGILAAAGIPDEDVATVLARAEDSPTDIDGRYLAETIDTSGLSLTFSADGTEVPVTSAVLVVRTADREANGVLLITALSVTAVATTIILIIAAALVVGRGLRPLTAMAEHAERIAEGDRTLRLPVESSGDPAIARMASTVNLAFDVQEDAENRMRSFVADASHELRTPLTTASGWVELYLRGGLTDPEALAEAMARVERQLGRMRLLTDELSLLARTDAGRPLENAPVDLAAVAAEVVSDARVLHPERRLTVQTDGPAVVLGDEPRLTQVARNLVGNALQHTPPDADVTVSIRSSDGRVILRVHDTGPGIPSEQLPRVFERFWRGDSSRHSAGSGLGLAIAHALVSAHGGILRVTSTPGQGTTFEASLPALDVQPA
- a CDS encoding response regulator transcription factor; protein product: MSARILVVDDDDEIRAMLDSTLRFSGFEVTQASTGADAIAALAAAPPDVVVLDVMMPGVDGFEVVQLIRRRDATLPVLFLSARDAVEDRVRGLRLGGDDYVTKPFSAVEVVARIETLLRRAAPTEAPSDDAAIRVADVVLDEQRHLVERGGTRIDLSPTEFRLLRMLMDNADHVLSKSQILREVWLYDFGGEANVVERFISSLRRKLDAHGDPLIETVRGFGYVLRTDAGR
- a CDS encoding MMPL family transporter, producing MAHLSEVIGIAVALLVLFVTFGSFLAAGMPILAAIAGVGATISVLGLASHVADISTATPSFSTMLGLAVAIDYSLFILSRHRQELAAGLEPREAMSRALGTAGGAVVFAGLTVIISLLGLSVVGIPVLTVMAFGGSLAVTTAVLVALTLLPAIALLAGTRLTPRPRRARRRAASPAPDSRNSLSSRWLRLVTRVPALTVVIVVLGVGALAIPAAQMTLALPDASTKPVGTNSRDHFDAVAETFGPGWNAPLLVTVDILESANPVETMDDLSAAVAEIPGVAAVPLASPNEGADTGLLRVIPEGGQNDPATTELVHELRERAPDLEEQYGVSDIRVTGTTAINIDTSERLAAALLPFALTVAGLSIVLLMIVFRSIWVPIKATAGFLLSVGAAFGAIVAVFQWGWFPAVLGDALPGPLVSFLPILVMGVLFGLAMDYEMFLVSRMREDFSQGHDARGAVMSGFRHSAPVVTAAALIMIAVFVAFIPAGSATIKPIAFGLAVGVFVDAFLVRMTLVPAVMTLLGDRAWWIPAWLERILPAVDIEGDALGRQVALDESGRSTLAISAHDLVVEPGAAPLSLAIGTAEVVSVPVPGGIDEMTLAHVLAGRTRPVSGTLAVNGQVLPERAEAVRRVTAIVTADDVSPSDGAVADYLAATLETVGGRRQDRAARLARAVSLAPAADAPIARLDLAARRQLAAAVALACGAQIVFLPGCDDRGLAETLRSAGATVVMFTVAPAALTASAPLASIGAPA
- the gnd gene encoding phosphogluconate dehydrogenase (NAD(+)-dependent, decarboxylating) encodes the protein MQLGMVGLGRMGANIVRRLMNDGHECVVYDVNPDAVTALAGEGATGASSFADMASKLEAPRAIWLMIPAGLTGQVVDQVAEVLEPGDIIIDGGNSNYRDDVRRAAKLKPKGIHYVDAGTSGGVFGLERGYCLMVGGPNEAFDRIEPILKTIAPGKGDIERTPGRTGDFAPEELGYLHCGPSGAGHFVKMVHNGIEYGIMAALAEGMNILKNADAGVREAEHSAEIAPLEEPEFYQFTIDTPKVAELWRRGSVISSWLLDLTAAALEENPTLDGLAGRVSDSGEGRWTVKAAVDTGVPAPVLAAALFERFASRDEDHYANQLLSAMRLQFGGHHELPTGDVLEAGARKSDQAG
- a CDS encoding YhgE/Pip family protein, which encodes MFLIAALVIPLGAAALLSWSVTDRADRVGEVPVAIVNDDEIVTGDTPMAAGRALSSALVHPEDDTFGLGWTLTSAEDAADGLAAGEYYAVLTIPEDFSQSVLSVGTDAPTSAEVTLETNPAASAVGALAAEAVTLAATQTLGEQVTDAFVTQTIAGMNSISQSLTDAADGAEQLASGAGQLADGTATLADSSAQLASGLSQAATGTQSLATGTQQTASASSTLASSAGQLAGGASQLASGSSSVSAAASGVAGGSQQLSSSLASLAATCPAVSSSPQFCASLSASAQAAATLASSATQTAGGAATAASAAASLASGASQLAAGTAQLAGGAAQVADGAAQAAAGVSSAASGASQLAGGADTLAGAATELAGGTESLADGLAEGAAQVPVTSDEDAETLASVVTTPVTVATDATSSADGWLAATIAALVLWLGSLATLVAGRRVYSRASLDSPASTGRLSWLLLRPRLAIAGIQALVTVGVIGMFGLPLTAAVGFTGVALLAAGCFTLLASALDGAWGRWGLVGFGILTAAQAASSAVLPLQTAPPVFGTLNQLLPGTAFTSLAASLAGDPDGSSALGAITVLLVWSVLGAVGVRWGIRRRRALTGSRRSAITVAGGAVAAQPVAG